Part of the Streptomyces sp. NBC_00457 genome, AGCAGTCGCCGGTGTGCACGCTGGAGTCGGACGATCACTTCTCGTACCGCCGCGACCGCACCACCGGTCGGCTCGCGGGCTATGTCTGGCTGGACTGATGGGGCATGACGGACCGTAAGGGCGAACTCGCCGTAAACCTGGCGAAGGTGGAGGAGCGCATCGCCGCCGCGTGCGTGGCCGCCGGGCGCAAGCGCGAGGAGGTGACTCTGATCGTGGTCACCAAGACGTACCCGGCGAGCGATGTGCGCATCCTGTCGGAACTCGGTGTGCGCCATGTCGCCGAGAACCGCGACCAGGACGCGGCACCCAAGGCCGCCGAATGTTCGGATCTGCCCCTTACGTGGCACTTCGTGGGTCAGCTCCAGACCAACAAGGTGCGATCCGTGGTCGGTTACGCGGATCATGTGCAGTCCGTCGATCGTTCCCGGCTGGTGACGGCCCTCTCGAAGGAGGCCGTGCGGGCCGAGCGCGAGGTGGGCTGTCTGATCCAGGTCGCGCTCGACGCGGGTGCGAGCGGCAGAGGGGAGCGGGGAGGCGTGGCACCGGGCTCAATCGCCGAGTTGGCCGATCTGGTGGCTCGGTCTCCGGGGCTCCGGCTCGACGGGCTGATGACCGTCGCGCCGCTCGCCGGGGAGTACGCGGGACGCGAACTGGCGGCGTTCGAGCGCATGATGGATTTGTCGACTGACCTGCGCAGGGCACATCCGGCTGCGAACATGGTCTCGGCAGGAATGAGCGCGGACCTCGAGCAAGCCGTGGCGGCCGGAGCGACACATGTGCGCGTCGGCACTGCGGTACTCGGAGTCCGCCTCGGGCTCGGGTAACGTCGCCAAGAGTCGGACCACAGCAGAAAATATGGTCATTACCGCTGTACAGCGGGCGTAACGACCTCGTGGATCCCTGGCACTTGGCAGTCGTCAGCCGATCCACCACAGAGCGGAGGACTCAGAGCAATGGCCGGCGCGATGCGCAAGATGGCGGTCTACCTCGGCCTCGTGGAGGACGATGGGTACGACGGCCGCGGTTTCGACCCCGACGACGACTTCGAACCCGAACTCGACCCGGAGCCCGAACGGGACCACCGGCGACACGAACCGTCGCACCAGTCCCACGGCTCACATCAGTCCCAAAGGGATGAATCGGTACGCGTGGTGCAGCCTCCGGCACCGCGCGATCCGGTGCCTCACGCAGCCGCCCTGCCCGCGGAATCCGGGCGTCCGGCGCGCATCGCGCCCGTGGCATCCATCACACAAGAACGTCAAAACCTGGAGAAGAACGCACCGGTGATCATGCCCAAGGTCGTGTCGGAACGAGAGCCGTACCGGATCACCACACTTCACCCGCGGACCTACAACGAGGCCCGTACTATCGGGGAACACTTCCGTGAGGGCACCCCGGTGATCATGAATCTGACTGAGATGGATGACACAGACGCCAAGCGACTTGTCGACT contains:
- a CDS encoding YggS family pyridoxal phosphate-dependent enzyme: MTDRKGELAVNLAKVEERIAAACVAAGRKREEVTLIVVTKTYPASDVRILSELGVRHVAENRDQDAAPKAAECSDLPLTWHFVGQLQTNKVRSVVGYADHVQSVDRSRLVTALSKEAVRAEREVGCLIQVALDAGASGRGERGGVAPGSIAELADLVARSPGLRLDGLMTVAPLAGEYAGRELAAFERMMDLSTDLRRAHPAANMVSAGMSADLEQAVAAGATHVRVGTAVLGVRLGLG
- a CDS encoding cell division protein SepF; protein product: MAGAMRKMAVYLGLVEDDGYDGRGFDPDDDFEPELDPEPERDHRRHEPSHQSHGSHQSQRDESVRVVQPPAPRDPVPHAAALPAESGRPARIAPVASITQERQNLEKNAPVIMPKVVSEREPYRITTLHPRTYNEARTIGEHFREGTPVIMNLTEMDDTDAKRLVDFAAGLVFGLHGSIERVTQKVFLLSPANVDVTAEDKARIAEGGFFNQS